The genomic window TTTCTTCTTCCCAGCGGGAGCCAGACCAGCCTCTCAGGCTCACCAGACCAAAGACAGAAGCCTGCTTTGGGGCAGCTGCACTTGAAAGGGAAATGGCACCTGAAGAAAGAGGGTTAGGCAAGATCATTATCTGTATGACCCATGGTAACAAGATTGCTCCATCTGGAGCAGCAAAAACCCAGTTACATctgttttgtcaaaagctttgtTCTGCAGTCTCTCTGATGGAATGTTTCGCCTTGTAAGGGTCCTGTTTACTTGCTCTTGTTAGATTCCAAGAGGAAGTCGTTGGTTTGCCCCAGAGCAGAGATGGATGCACTTGGGAATTTACAAAAGAGACTGATTCCTGGATAGGGAAAAGTGCGTCAGGCACCCTGAGATGCTGCTGCTCTACTGGAATCTCTCCTGCCCCCTCAGAGCTGTGGGAATGTGAAGTCTGAGCCCCTGCCTCTAGTGGGGAGGTCTAGCCTAAGGAGCAATTTGTCCCTCACTGAGAACAAAATGTAGGAGGGAAATATTGTCAATGACAGCTGTTTCTAGACTCAATTGGACCTTGGAGACCAAGTTGGATTTTCCAAAGGGCCAGACAGCAAGCAAGCAAGAATGTCCCAAGTTGGTTTTCCCCAAATCTGCCTGGCTCAAAGAATAGACTCTCCTAGAGGAAGTTAAGGACCCCTAGTTGCCCCCAGGCAAGGCTGCCAAACACATGGTTTCATAGGAAACCTAATAAGGCGTCTGGTCCAAACCCCTGCTTCAAGTCCAAATCCTGTCACAAATATCTCTGACAAATGGTCTGTAGGGCTCCCTTTAATGGGGACACTGCCTTCATCAGGAGGGAGGTCAGCCCCAGACAGCTGGCTCACCTTGAGCCCCATTCTCCACACTTGAGAACTGGAGCCTGGTGACAGCTCTGCCTTCCCTCGGGAATGAGGATTAGTAATTTCATTCATAATTTGCATCAGATGTTGAAATAACTTGTGTTAGGGACACTGAGCCAGCTGTCACGCTCCACTGCTAGAGAGCTCTGTGGAATGCTCTGGAGAAGTTTGGTGTCTGCCCCAGATCAGCCACCGGCAGGCCCACAGCTGCCTTTCTGGGCTTGCCCAGAATTGCCCTAAGAATAGATGAGTTGTTTGTGTGTCTCCTTGTGTGTGTCAGTCCCTACCACCTAGGAACTATCCTGAGTAGCCAATGACAATCCTTGAGCCTAATGGGGGGTTAGGCACCCATGAGGGCTCCGGGCAAGTTTGCTTAAGGTTCCAGCAAAAGGCAAGAGAACAGGGTTGAAACCCTGGGCCTAGTCAGTGCTTTTATCAACTTATTTCATCCAAGAGGACAGTCCAATACagttttaatagattttattgatGTGTCAATACAATCAAGTATTGTAGTTTTAGGTCCAAAGAGAAACCCATTTGTTTATCACAAGTGTGTTGGATTTTTAACCGAATTTGCTCTGACACGGTGCATGGAATAGGTATGTACAAAACTACAACCCACTATATATAAGGTTAGAAATGAGAATACTAGAggcaaatattttaaacatttaaaaaacacagTAAGAATTAGAATATACAAATGCATAGGGGTAATGCAGTTTTCATAGTTTAAAAATTGACAGACTTAATCAGAGTCAGTCTTTAAGGAGGCACCTAAAAGTGACCAATCCAAGGTCATGCTGGCTGGAAGTCCATGCTGTGGCCAGGAGTACGTGGTGGGGGGCAGTCCTAGCTGAGTGGCTTCCTTCTGCCCCTAACTCCATATTTGGGGCAGATCAGTGCCTGCCTGGCCATTTCAGCCCAAGAGAGGCTTTGGCACAGGTAAGGAAAGGGATAAGTAACACAAAGCAAGTGGGGTTTGGTGCTTCCTGCCAATAGGATAAGCCCAAGAAGGATGAAAAATCCTTCAGAGCCCTGACTTCTGCACCCAAGCTTTTCCCCAACCCCTGCACCAAAGAGTAAATTGGATTTCCTTTTTTGCCCCTGCCACCAGGAAGTGGGGATTCAGATGGCCTAGATTATGGGGAGAAGAAGACGGGAGAGGGATGTTGGGATGCACAAAGGTTAGCAAAGGCCCCGAGTGAGCCAAAGCCTGGAAAACAAGCAGAAGTTGGCAGTAGTTTTGTTACAACAGACGCTGTGTTCTGGAGCAGCTAGCACCGGCAGTTTCAGAGATGATTCCAAAGTTCACACGTAGTCTAAATAAAATGGTTGGGTTGGTCAGGCATAGGACCCTCAATTGCAGGGATTAACACTAGATCCCTTTTTATAGGGCTGCTGGGCATTTAGATGTCAATTTGAAGGGAAATCCTTTTTCACAGTGGGGTGGAGTAACCACTGGCCTAGCTGTCCCCCATCacgtccccttcccttctccacctCCAAAGCTAAGACTGGAACTAGTGGCAAGAGAATATGCTGCAGCCAATCATCCAAGAGCGAACCTTCTGGCAAGGAGAACCAGCGAAAGCTCCTCTCCTGCCCCTTTTGTGAACATACActtgagaagtcaggaagaaaaCCACCTGACTGCCTTCTATCCTCTTTCCAGAGGTGGCTGCCAAGACTAACATCTGTTACCATCCAGTTTTTCTGCAATTTAGTTTTCTAGGCCCTAAGATCACGCATAACATCAAAATGAAAGGGGAGAGGGCCCCTGACCCCTTGCTTCATGGCTCTTGTTCAGGAAAGCGAGGTGGGAATGAAGAATCCAATAAATACATAGATTCCAGTCAATCTACCACAGACTGGTCGCTCCCCTGATCTTGCCTGAGAACTTTAGGAGCAGGGGCTACAATGCCTGAGCCTTACCCATAAAGTACTCTTTATTTGGGTCTGGTGGAGGCAGGTTTACTGCAGTATCCCAATATTGAATACACTGCACCCCATCCACGCAGTGGCTTTGGAAGTGCCTTTCCATTCTCTACATATCGGGGTGCCTTGTCTTCCTATTCCTTAAGAGTCCCTTTGGGAGTGAATTTTTCTTAAGGCTCTCTCTacatttccccttcccttcctccaaaaGGAGCTTGGGTTGTGGGAGATTAAAAAAGGCAAAGATAAGTGCAGTATTAAGCCCTGTAAGACGGCCAGATCCAGCCTCAAGTTTTATCCCTATTCACCCATCTAGTTGGACTACTTGGGGCAGTTGGTGAGCAGTACAGAAAATTGGCCTGTTGCACTTTGTTCCTAAAGGGACACTACACGGGCCATCAGAGCATCTTTGGCAAAAACTATCTGGGGACTTGTCTTCCTCTCTTCCAGAATAACCTGTCTTGGAGCCAGAAGCCCCATGCATCAGAAGCTGGGGGCAGTTGGGATGGGAAACGTCTTTGACTCCTCAATGCGGTCTGAGTGTGAGAAGCCCTCCCTTCTTCCACTCAGAAGAGAAGCCCAGGGATGGAGAGAGGCAGATTTCCAAGAATGGTCAGTGAGTCTCTGCCCCAAGTTGTGCATAGGCGGCCCATGAGTCCCCTAATCCTTGGGATAGGAGTGGAGCAATTCCAATTAAGGCCTGGAAGCCAGGAGCCACATGCCCTGAGTGTGAATTAATATTCATCATCTCTGAAGCTGGTCAGTGGCCATCTCCTGCAATCCGGCACCATCATCAGCCCCAGTCCcaggaggaatggaggaagggaggtgATCCCGCCTTTGCACAGCTTCCTTGGGGATCAGTCTCTTTCAGAGGCAACTGGAAGAAGAAAGCTGATCTCCTCTAGCCACTGCCATCTCCCGGTGTCTTCTCTCTAACcatcaaatcctttttcttttaattaaaaaataacactACTACTAAAGATGGGTGTGGGAAGGGGAGTCGGCAGTGTGGGTCCCTGGCCCGTTATGTAGGGCAGAGCAGGAAGCCGGAGAAGGACGAGTGGATGTACTCGGTGGAGTAGAGGCCGTTGGCCTGGTCTGAGGGCATCTGCACCCAGACCTGGTCGTTGGTGCGCAGCTCGAGCACCGCCCCGCCCGACGCCTGGTCCAGGTAGCCCTTCTTGTACTCGTCATAGGTGTAGGTGGCCGGCACATTGTTCTTATAGAGCGCCACCCACACGCTGGTGCCCTTCACGTGCACGTGGTAAGCAAAGTAATAGACGCCGCCGATGGGGCAGGTGAAGATTCCCGTGGCGGGGTTGTACCCGCTGTGGCCATTGTACAGTGTCCGGTCAAATTTGACTGGCATCCCCGAAGCCGGGAAGGGAGAAGTGAGCACAGCAGTAAAAGCTGGGGCCACACCCACGGACAGTTCCCCGAGACCAGACTGCGGTTTGGCCCCTCTGCCATTGCCTAGCACTGCCCCCTCAACCCCCCCATTGGGCAAGTGCAGCCCTGCGATACCCATCTCATCTAACCCCCCTGGGGGCCCAGGGGGTCCAGGGGGCCCTGGAGGCCCTGGGGGGCCATTAAGACCCGGGTTTCCTGGGATGCCAGGGGGGCCTATAGGTCCAGCTAAGCCTGGCTCACCCACTCTGCCTTCCCCAGGAGGACCTTGGAGACCTGGTTCCCCTTTCAGGCCTGGAAGACCCTGGGGTCCGATGGGACCTGATGGGCCCTGAAGCCCAGGAATCCCTGAGGGTCCTCTCAATCCAGGCTGCCCTGGAAGGCCTACCTCCCCTTTCTGTCCCAGCCCTCCTGCTGCACCTGGTCCCCCAGGAAGCCCAACGATGCCTGGTTCTCCCTTGGGCCCACTTGGCCCTGGAGGTCCCTGTGCTCCAGGTAATCCCCTTTCTCCAACAACTCCAGGTTTTCCCACAATACCACTTGGGCCCTGATCACCACGGATCCCAGGCACCCCTGGAGGACCACTTGGCCCTGCTTCCCCTTTGGGTCCAGGTAGCCCATGCCTCCCTGGTAGTCCCATGGACCCGGGAAGGCCAGGAGGGCCCATGAGGCCCTGAGGTCCTGGTTCACCTGGCTCACCATCCTCTCCTGGCTCACCTGTGTCACCCAGTCCTCCTGGGATCCCTGCTGGGCCTCTTTCTCCTTTGAGGCCTGGGAGCCCTGGTTTCCCATAGCCTGTAGGGCCTGGCAGGCCAGGAAGGCCCCTGATCCCAGGTTCCCCCTTTGCACCTATAGGCCCCTGGGGCCCAGGTACACCTACTGCCCCAGGTACCCCAATGCCATCTAGTCCCGGGGGACCCCTTGGGCCCAGAGCTCCTGGTTCCCCGGTTTGTCCTGGTCCCCCAGGGGCCCCAGTAGCTCCCTTATCTCCTGGGGCTCCTGGAAGGCCATCCAGGCCAGGTTTGCCCAAGCCCATAGGACCTGGAGGTCCTGGAGGGCCAGGGGGACCTCCATTTCCTGGAACACCTGGTTGGCCTGGTGTGCCCACCCCATTATCTCCCTTGAGGCCTCTTTCCCCGCGAGGTCCTGGCTCTCCTCTGGGGCCTGGTTCCCCCCTAAAACCTTGTGGACCTAGAGCGCCCTGTGGGCCTGGTTTGCCAGTAACAGCAATGCCTGATGGGCCTGGAAGTCCGGGAGGTCCTGGCAGTCCTCGAAGGCCCTGATCCCCCCGAAGGCCTGGCTCACCTTTTGGACCTGGCTCGCCCTTGCTGCCCACCTTTCCTGGGACACCTGGGACACCTGGCTTACCCATCCTAGAAAAGCCTGGGGGGCCAGCGGGGCCTGGCTGACCATGCAGACCTGGCTTGCCTGTACCTGGCTTTCCCGGGTAACCAGGAGGTCCTGGAGGGCCCCGGGGGCCAGGCTTTCCAGGTGGTCCAGGTTCCCCTTTCAGATCCATTGGCAGCATTGGTGGTGGCAGTTCTGAGGAAAGAAATAGACAGATAGGGTGTCCATGGTGAAAGCCTTTAGTAATGAGATCActctcctgcccctccccccaggaTTTCTTCCCTTCCTACCCAGCCTTAGATAAAGAACCTCAAGACTTTAAGGACAGCAGTTGAGGAGAAAAAAGACTCAGTAAGCAGTGAGAGAATCTCAGGAAGCTGCAATAAAGATGGAGATGACACATTTCCCCTTTCCCCGCGGAAGATTCTACTCCACTGGGAACACTGAAGAGGCAGTAGGACCTACTCTTGTGCTGTGGTTCCCCGAAATCAAGGAGCATGGTGGGAGGAGtaggggggaggggagcagcTACACATCCATAACTTGAGACACAGTCTCTTCATGCCCTTGTGCTCAGACTCCTAGCAGGAACCCTCAGACTAAAGCCTGGGGGCTGGAGCTCCTTCAGTGGGAGGAAACTGACCCAGTCACTCAAGGCTGCCCACCAGAACTCAACCTCGGGCTTTGGCCATTCTCCTAGAGGGGTGGGAACCAAGGACTGCAGGTACACAGGAGACATATGAGGACAAGCCTCCGCCCGCATCCCTACTAGAGAAAGGGGTAAGATGAGAAAGCCCCCATGATGTCAGAGTCTCCGCCCCTTTTGCCCCTGGAATAAAAGTGTCAGCTAGGAAGGGCCAATTCCAgaaagacagtgacagagacgAAGCAATTGGCAGACACGGTGGAGATGCCGACGCAGGCCAAGAGAAGTAGCGAGCAGCAGGAGCTGTCTCCTCTGACTGGCTCTGGACGCAAGCTGAAGTCCTCACAAGCCCTGAATGTTTTTCTTATCCCAGTTCTCTGGCCGggcagagaaaaaggaggaataaCAAACAGAGAAGAGACACCGGGCTAGGAGAAGTGGGAGGAGCAGGGTATGGAGATGTAGACGTTGGGGGGGAGACGAAATGAGCGAAGAAGCAGGGCGGAGGAAGatggaaaagaggagggaaaggaggggcggagcgaaggagggaggagagggctGGAGAAGGGGGGGTCACGGGAAAGACCGGGGGAGGCGGGGCGGGGCTCAGGGAGGGGTGGGCCCAAGGACTGGGCGGGGTTGGGCTGAGGTAGCGCTTACCCAGGTATTGGCCCTTGCCCTCCCGGAAGGGGGGCCCGGCTGGTCCTTTCACTATGGGCTGCACGTACTTCACTTGCGCGTAGCCTCCCCCACCGGCCCCTCCTCCGGCTGCGGCCCGCAACCCGgtcagcagcagcaacaacagcagcCGCAGAGAAGGGGGCGAGGGCCCCGGCGGCATGGCGGCTCTCGCTCCGTTTGGGCTCTAGCTCCGGCTCAAGCTCTGGTTCTAAAGGCGATTCGCTCTGTGGGGAGGGACGGCAGAAACTCAGCATGATCTCGGGCACCCGAGGGCTTTAGAGGAGAGATGAGACTCTAGGGGATCACtgtgggaaggggaaggaggggaccaGCAGGATCATTAGCGGGAGATCATCGGGGTCACTATGGGGACCTGAAAGCAGGCTCACTATTAGGGGAGCAGCCGAATAACTAGCGGGAAATCAGCAGGGTCATTATCTGGGGAATATCAGGATCATTCTTGGAAGGTGATAGGTCACTATTGGAGGTCACATTATTGGGAGTGTGATCACTATATTGGGAGAGGGAGTAGGATTGGGGAGGCTCtaagaaaaatcttaaagaaagggagagtaggaggaggactagagaaaggaggacaaaaagaaagagggCATATTCTTCAAACACTGTAGGCCAGTGAATCCTAGAACACATATTTAAAGGGGAATTCATAAAAGCTTTCATAATaggtagaatttattagaatgcCTTAAGATTGCAAAGCGTTTAATATgtcatttcatttaatccttacaacaagcCTTGGAGGTAGgtgttatgctcattttacagaagaggaaagtgcCAGGATTACACAACTGGCAAGTTGCGCCAAGGACTGCAGGTATATAGGGGACATATGAGGACAGGCTTCAGCCCGCATCCCTGCTAGAGAAAGGGGTAAGATGAGAAACCCCCATGACGTCAGTCTCTGCCCTTTTTGCCACTGGAATAAAACAGTgtcagctaggaagtatcagctagcatttccataacactattttgcaaatatttaattatatactcataactctgggaagtaggtactcataatcttcattttacagataaggaaactgaggcagacagaggttaagtgatcaaacagctaataagaatgagattagatttgaaataAGGTCTTCTTTAAATCCAGGTCTCAGTCTACTTTGCCACGGGAGTATAAAACCATATTAGGGAAATTCAATCCACAACAGTTTGCCTAGCTTTCAGGAAACAATGTGACAAAGATTCTCTTGTTTGTAAGACAGAGACCTGGGCTAGATGATAGATAATATAGTTAGGTGAACTCACAAAAAGTCAACATCAGTTTAAAGGGAAGTCTAACCAAATGCCCTCCCCTTATTGTCATAAAACAGTTTAActaatttttatcaatgatttgaatGAAGATAGAAGTGATATGCTTGTCAAATGGAGAAGATGACAAGAAGCTTGAAGAGATAGATGACAAGAATCTAGAATCACCAAAAAATCTCAGGCTAGAACAATGGACcaattatacacacacagattatatatatatatatatatatatatacatatatattatatatatatataatatgtatatgtatatatatgtatatatatgtatatatatatatatatatatatacatatacatacacacacacacatatatgacatTTGGCAGGCCTAATTGTAAAGTCCTGCTCTCAATTTCCAAAAATAAGATGGGAAAAGTTAGGCAACAgtttgtggggaaaatgggaGATTTTGTGTATTATAAACACAATATGAGTCAACAATGTGATAAAGGAATCGAAAAATCTAATGGTCCCTTGGCTAGACTATAATTAGAGAGAGTGACAAATAGAGTCAGTTCCCTTCCACAGAGGAAGATGGAGCCCTCAGCAATGTCTACTTTATTCTAGAAGTCCCCAGCTCCCCAGGTTTGAGGGAGGCAGTTGAGGGTAATGAAAGTGATGAATGATCTTACTATATACTTTGCCCTGTTAACCATATCTGGGGAATTgcttttacttatgagcaccatATTTTGGGGAAAACCTGGAAAACTCGGAGCATGTCCAAAGATAATAACCAGGATGAAAAGGCTGAAGTACATGCTTAATAAAGAtctataaaagaaatatagaaagctAGTAAAGATGAACCTAGTCACTATTGGAGGGATAATGATAAATGGATATACTAATTCATTAGTTATATAAGTTTTTGGTTTCAGAATTTCTTAACATgcaaaaattattgaggaccccaaagaaatattaattggttgtaattattgatatttactatatttaaaattaaaacaaattttaatttgttactaattcaatttaaaataaattagtaaaCCCATTAATATGagcataaattatatttttaattaaaaacttatttttcaaaCCAAAAACTTTAGTAAGAAGACTGgtattgttaaatatatttttgcaaatctctttaatgtctggcTTAACAGAAAACAGCTGGATTTTCCTATCTGCTCTACATTCAATCTGTCATGATATATTGTTTTGGTTGAaatgtatgaaaaatattttgcctCACACAGATATGTGGTTGGCAAaggaaggaactattttaataagCAAGTAACACCTAAGTATTACAATAAAAATAGCTTTCATGGACCACCTGAAAGAATCTTGGGAATTCCAGTGTGTCAAAAGAGAATTGatatactaatgcattgttgttggaattgtaaattggtccaatcatttaaaaaagcaatttggaattatgctaagaaTTTTAAATGCCTATATTTGTTTGGCCTAGAGATCCCACTGCTAGAAATATACCCTAAagtaataaatgacaaaaataaaggttccaaatacactaaaatatttatagactcCCTTTTACCAGTACCATCACAGATTATAAAAAAACACATAATGTAATACTGACTGTAAGAAATCAAGATGATGAATTATAGAGAAGCAGGAGAAAAGCTAggattgatgcagaatgaaataagcaaaactagAGAAACAATATATACAGTATCTATAAGAATGTAAACTGGATGACTAACCACAAGTCATTGAAACTGAATGCTGTTAAATTATAAAA from Sminthopsis crassicaudata isolate SCR6 chromosome 3, ASM4859323v1, whole genome shotgun sequence includes these protein-coding regions:
- the COL8A2 gene encoding collagen alpha-2(VIII) chain, which produces MPPGPSPPSLRLLLLLLLTGLRAAAGGGAGGGGYAQVKYVQPIVKGPAGPPFREGKGQYLELPPPMLPMDLKGEPGPPGKPGPRGPPGPPGYPGKPGTGKPGLHGQPGPAGPPGFSRMGKPGVPGVPGKVGSKGEPGPKGEPGLRGDQGLRGLPGPPGLPGPSGIAVTGKPGPQGALGPQGFRGEPGPRGEPGPRGERGLKGDNGVGTPGQPGVPGNGGPPGPPGPPGPMGLGKPGLDGLPGAPGDKGATGAPGGPGQTGEPGALGPRGPPGLDGIGVPGAVGVPGPQGPIGAKGEPGIRGLPGLPGPTGYGKPGLPGLKGERGPAGIPGGLGDTGEPGEDGEPGEPGPQGLMGPPGLPGSMGLPGRHGLPGPKGEAGPSGPPGVPGIRGDQGPSGIVGKPGVVGERGLPGAQGPPGPSGPKGEPGIVGLPGGPGAAGGLGQKGEVGLPGQPGLRGPSGIPGLQGPSGPIGPQGLPGLKGEPGLQGPPGEGRVGEPGLAGPIGPPGIPGNPGLNGPPGPPGPPGPPGPPGGLDEMGIAGLHLPNGGVEGAVLGNGRGAKPQSGLGELSVGVAPAFTAVLTSPFPASGMPVKFDRTLYNGHSGYNPATGIFTCPIGGVYYFAYHVHVKGTSVWVALYKNNVPATYTYDEYKKGYLDQASGGAVLELRTNDQVWVQMPSDQANGLYSTEYIHSSFSGFLLCPT